In the genome of Dunckerocampus dactyliophorus isolate RoL2022-P2 chromosome 6, RoL_Ddac_1.1, whole genome shotgun sequence, one region contains:
- the slc25a4 gene encoding ADP/ATP translocase 1 codes for MSDAVVSFMKDFLAGGIAAAISKTAVAPIERVKLLLQVQHASKQITAEMQYKGIIDCVVRIPKEQGFLSFWRGNLANVIRYFPTQALNFAFKDKYKKIFLGGVDQKTQFWRYFAGNLASGGAAGATSLCFVYPLDFARTRLAADIGKGAAEREFTGLGNCISKIFKTDGIRGLYLGFNVSVQGIIIYRAAYFGCFDTAKGMLPDPKNTHIVVSWMIAQTVTAAAGLVSYPFDTVRRRMMMQSGRKGADIMYKGTIDCWRKILKDEGSKAFFKGAWSNVIRGMGGAFVLVLYDEIKKYT; via the exons ATGTCGGACGCGGTGGTCAGTTTTATGAAGGACTTTTTGGCTGGTGGCATAGCTGCTGCCATCTCCAAGACAGCGGTGGCTCCCATTGAGAGAGTCAAACTGTTactgcag GTGCAACATGCCAGCAAGCAGATCACGGCTGAGATGCAGTACAAAGGCATCATTGACTGCGTGGTCAGGATCCCGAAGGAGCAGGGATTCCTTTCCTTCTGGAGAGGTAATCTGGCCAACGTGATCCGGTACTTCCCCACCCAAGCCCTTAACTTTGCCTTCAAAGACAAGTACAAGAAGATCTTCCTGGGTGGCGTGGATCAGAAAACACAGTTCTGGCGCTACTTCGCCGGCAATCTGGCCTCCGGCGGCGCGGCCGGAGCCACCTCGCTGTGCTTCGTCTACCCTCTGGACTTCGCCAGAACAAGACTCGCAGCCGATATCGGGAAGGGGGCAGCCGAGAGAGAGTTCACCGGGCTTGGAAACTGCATTAGCAAGATCTTTAAAACAGACGGCATCAGGGGTCTCTACCTAGGCTTCAACGTGTCCGTGCAGGGCATCATCATTTACAGGGCGGCCTACTTTGGCTGCTTCGACACAGCTAAAG GAATGCTCCCAGATCCCAAAAACACGCACATCGTGGTCAGCTGGATGATCGCCCAGACAGTGACCGCCGCGGCCGGCCTGGTGTCATACCCCTTCGACACAGTCAGACGTCGCATGATGATGCAGTCCGGTCGCAAAGGAG CTGATATCATGTACAAGGGCACAATCGACTGCTGGAGGAAGATCCTCAAGGATGAGGGATCAAAGGCCTTCTTCAAGGGCGCCTGGTCCAACGTGATCAGAGGCATGGGCGGCGCCTTCGTGCTGGTGTTGTACGACGAGATCAAAAAGTACACATAG